A single Pochonia chlamydosporia 170 chromosome Unknown PCv3seq00011, whole genome shotgun sequence DNA region contains:
- a CDS encoding mitochondrial-processing peptidase subunit alpha protein (similar to Eutypa lata UCREL1 XP_007792959.1) — translation MFSPTLRRSLLGTALALLALSGYFFTQTLREPRTARLNQPFQYNIKSCNEMRSDIQRWREESQILKIVGLVFYGRRQQASILDCYLKVGKNIINRTSKGLVYHPVNPDAQRNLAKNGGLLDEVIWLQRTHDRADLAFLDRLINSEPDYKRVKVKITEKAFASAYDTIEDDILYIKVDTDIVFIEDTTIMSMVHTRATRPDYFLVGANIINQPLSSWLHWGLGAVHPYLPENKTFYPENIDRHGPQVVNWRASLLPKWSGPDDFNVTEWSPPEGRKHRWLPVLHKNHHVLDKTPIASTTYSAYTSSGWWNWAVGAQQHYSFFQNMERDELWRYRFHTWDYQDLRMGIQLIAITGRDINAVKPIGQDDEDYFAVKMPRKLGRLVVAAGGGVAAHFSFDEQKVGMAKTDILDRYRSYAQEHVCKGRMLWTSEEDDDVQYLQP, via the exons ATGTTTAGCCCGACGCTGAGGCGATCACTGCTGGGAACGGCGCTCGCGCTCTTAGCACTCTCCGGCTATTTCTTTACCCAAACATTACGAGAACCCAGAACTGCACGGCTCAATCAACCATTCCAATACAATATCAAGTCCTGCAATGAAATGCGATCCGATATACAACGGTGGCGAGAAGAATCGCAGATACTGAAAATCGTTGGTCTTGTGTTCTATGGTAGACGTCAACAAGCCTCTATTTTAGACTGTTATCTCAAGGTAGGCAAAAATATCATCAATCGAACCAGTAAAGGCTTGGTTTATCATCCTGTTAATCCTGATGCACAGCGTAACCTTGCAAAAAACGGTGGACTCCTCGACGAGGTTATCTGGCTGCAACGGACCCATGATCGAGCGGACTTGGCCTTCCTTGATaggctcatcaactccgagCCGGACTACAAACGAGTAAAAGTGAAGATTACTGAAAAGGCCTTTGCAAGCGCATACGATACTATTGAAGACGACATACTATATATCAAGGTGGACACTGACATC GTTTTTATTGAAGACACTACAATCATGTCCATGGTTCACACTAGGGCTACACGGCCGGACTATTTTCTTGTTGGAGCCAATATTATCAATCAGCCTCTTAGCAGCTGGTTGCATTGGGGACTGGGAGCAGTACACCCGTATTTGCCAGAGAATAAGACCTTTTACCCCGAGAATATTGACAGACATGGCCCGCAAGTAGTCAACTGGCGCGCCTCTCTACTACCCAAATGGAGCGGACCtgatgacttcaatgttactgAATGGTCTCCTCCAGAGGGTCGAAAGCATCGATGGCTGCCGGTCTTGCACAAAAACCATCATGTCTTGGATAAAACACCAATAGCTTCAACAACGTACAGCGCTTACACAAGTAGCGGCTGGTGGAATTGGGCAGTTGGCGCACAGCAGCATTACAGTTTTTTCCAGAACATGGAGAGAGATGAGCTATGGCGATATCGGTTTCACACTTGGGATTATCAAGACCTGCGAATGGGTATCCAATTAATCGCGATTACCGGCAGAGATATCAATGCTGTTAAGCCGATCGGtcaggatgatgaagactACTTTGCGGTGAAGATGCCGCGGAAATTGGGACGTC TTGTGGTGGCTGCCGGAGGAGGTGTAGCGGCCCATTTTAGCTTTGATGAGCAGAAAGTCGGTATGGCTAAGACTGACATCTTGGATAGATATCGCTCGTATGCTCAGGAACATGTATGCAAGGGGAGGATGTTGTGGACATCtgaggaggacgatgatgtgcAATATCTTCAGCCTTGA